A single Halarcobacter anaerophilus DNA region contains:
- a CDS encoding (2Fe-2S)-binding protein has translation MARKFPHSYVVCKCRNVTLGEIIYSIKEKNADSIEKIGESTDAGTCCKCCQSKEKDIGVEKMELYLEQIVKKFEK, from the coding sequence ATGGCGAGAAAATTTCCCCACTCTTATGTAGTGTGTAAGTGCAGAAATGTGACATTAGGAGAAATAATTTACTCTATAAAAGAGAAAAATGCCGATTCTATTGAAAAAATCGGAGAATCGACGGATGCGGGAACATGTTGTAAATGTTGCCAAAGCAAAGAGAAAGATATAGGTGTAGAAAAAATGGAATTATATTTAGAACAGATTGTAAAAAAGTTTGAGAAATAG
- a CDS encoding TerB family tellurite resistance protein — translation MKLIVLLIIGVILYFIARGYKTEKFENIKLDIKEKFDGDLMNHEAGLLIALMAKVAKADGQVSELEAQMLKHTFTDISQHFENSEEIREKLKEIYKKEKESFDNTILICEKLYKITKHDYAKRVKILEYLLNLAYIDQEFSQTEFMIAEDIATALQIKKADFENLVNKFENFYREQKANQALSLEKAYEILESNPTDDSNTLKKNYRKLVKQHHPDIVAGQGASEDIIEQATKKLQEINEAYELIKKSKGI, via the coding sequence ATGAAACTTATAGTTTTACTTATTATCGGGGTTATACTTTATTTTATTGCAAGAGGCTACAAAACAGAAAAGTTTGAAAATATCAAGCTTGATATAAAAGAGAAGTTTGACGGGGATTTAATGAACCATGAAGCTGGTCTTTTAATTGCACTTATGGCAAAAGTTGCAAAAGCTGACGGGCAAGTTAGTGAGCTTGAAGCTCAGATGTTAAAACACACTTTTACAGATATTTCACAACATTTTGAAAATAGTGAAGAGATTAGAGAAAAGTTAAAAGAGATTTATAAAAAAGAGAAAGAGAGTTTTGACAATACTATTCTTATCTGTGAAAAGCTGTATAAAATAACAAAACATGACTATGCAAAACGTGTTAAAATATTGGAATATCTTCTAAACTTGGCATATATTGATCAAGAGTTTTCTCAGACTGAATTTATGATTGCGGAAGATATAGCAACTGCATTACAAATCAAAAAAGCCGATTTTGAAAATCTTGTAAATAAATTTGAAAATTTTTACAGAGAACAAAAAGCAAATCAAGCTTTATCTTTGGAAAAAGCTTATGAAATCTTAGAATCAAATCCGACTGATGACAGTAATACTTTAAAGAAAAATTATAGAAAATTGGTAAAACAGCATCATCCGGATATTGTTGCGGGGCAGGGAGCTTCTGAAGATATTATTGAACAAGCTACTAAAAAACTTCAAGAGATAAATGAGGCTTATGAACTTATTAAAAAAAGCAAAGGTATATAA
- a CDS encoding sulfite exporter TauE/SafE family protein: MKNKNFYSFLSGGLVASLGGLIGLGGAEFRLPILVGFFKFATLNAIIINKIVSLAVVVFSLFFRSYTISFDEIVPHFFIIINILLGSLFGAYVGANYALKIKQEILNKIIFILLIVLAFSMLLGHDYLTSSKPLFENKIILFLSGIISGILIGIIAAVLGVAGGEFILPTLILLFGLDPKLAGSISLCISLPTMLMAFFRYSKSEQFQEIMIEKKFFTFMIVGSLVGAAVGSMLLSFVNSEYISIILGVILLISAWKVFKDNH; the protein is encoded by the coding sequence TTGAAGAATAAAAATTTTTATTCATTTCTAAGTGGTGGTTTAGTTGCTTCTTTAGGAGGATTAATAGGTTTAGGCGGTGCAGAATTCAGGCTTCCTATTTTAGTCGGTTTTTTTAAATTTGCTACTTTAAATGCAATTATTATAAATAAAATTGTTTCTTTAGCTGTTGTTGTTTTCTCTCTTTTTTTCAGAAGTTATACAATAAGTTTTGATGAAATAGTTCCTCACTTTTTTATTATAATCAATATTCTTTTAGGAAGTTTGTTCGGAGCGTACGTCGGTGCAAATTATGCCTTGAAAATAAAACAAGAAATTTTAAATAAGATAATATTTATACTTTTAATAGTTTTAGCTTTTTCAATGCTTTTAGGGCATGATTATTTAACTTCAAGTAAACCTCTGTTTGAAAATAAAATTATACTGTTTCTATCGGGTATTATTTCAGGTATTTTAATTGGAATTATTGCTGCTGTTTTAGGTGTAGCAGGTGGCGAGTTTATACTTCCCACTCTAATTTTGCTATTTGGACTTGATCCCAAACTTGCAGGTAGTATTTCTCTTTGTATCAGTCTGCCGACCATGCTTATGGCTTTTTTTAGATATTCAAAAAGTGAACAGTTTCAAGAGATTATGATTGAAAAGAAATTTTTTACATTTATGATTGTCGGCTCTTTAGTTGGAGCAGCAGTAGGATCTATGTTGTTAAGTTTTGTAAATTCTGAATATATTTCTATTATTTTAGGTGTTATCTTGCTTATCTCTGCTTGGAAGGTATTTAAAGATAATCATTAG
- the tatB gene encoding Sec-independent protein translocase protein TatB, with translation MYMFGMGFMEILLIAIVAIIALGPEKLPTAMVEIAKFLKKFKSGIEDAKSTLDNELNVSEMKEEAAKYKAQIEEAKSTLNLKENLDLGLNDIINEDMKKPEKADDNKEKVSLKEPKKKKNKEKALEKENEDLEKTEEMK, from the coding sequence ATGTATATGTTTGGAATGGGTTTTATGGAAATACTTTTAATTGCGATTGTGGCAATTATTGCGTTGGGTCCTGAAAAACTACCTACTGCTATGGTAGAAATTGCAAAGTTTTTAAAGAAGTTTAAATCAGGTATTGAAGATGCAAAATCTACATTGGATAATGAACTCAATGTCTCGGAAATGAAAGAAGAGGCAGCTAAATACAAAGCTCAAATTGAAGAAGCAAAATCTACTTTAAACTTAAAAGAAAATCTTGATTTGGGATTAAATGATATTATAAACGAAGATATGAAGAAGCCTGAAAAAGCTGATGATAATAAAGAAAAAGTATCATTAAAAGAACCGAAAAAAAAGAAAAACAAAGAGAAGGCTTTGGAAAAAGAGAATGAAGATTTAGAAA